Proteins from one Brevibacillus humidisoli genomic window:
- a CDS encoding response regulator transcription factor — protein sequence MSKTILIVEDEPILREVMKDYLLDEGYAVLEASDGKQALSLFQEREVHLIILDIMLPELDGWAVCQRIRKASDVPIIILTARSDEDDTLLGFELGADDYVTKPYSPPILLARAKRLLESRYHREREGDTLSGGGITIHFPSRAVSAGGASCSLTYTEFEILAYLMKNKGIIITREQLLSKIWGYDFVGDDRTVNSHIRNLRSKLGTHAKQIVTVVRSGYKFEDQP from the coding sequence ATGTCAAAAACAATACTAATTGTGGAAGATGAGCCTATTTTACGAGAGGTCATGAAGGATTATTTGCTCGACGAAGGCTATGCAGTGCTTGAAGCGAGCGACGGGAAACAGGCGTTGTCGTTATTTCAAGAACGCGAGGTACACTTGATTATTCTGGACATCATGCTGCCGGAGTTGGACGGGTGGGCTGTGTGCCAGCGTATTCGCAAAGCGTCGGACGTTCCAATCATCATATTAACAGCCCGCTCGGACGAGGACGATACGCTGCTAGGATTTGAACTGGGTGCGGATGACTATGTGACGAAGCCCTATAGTCCTCCAATATTGTTGGCGCGGGCCAAACGACTGCTGGAGAGTCGGTATCACCGTGAACGGGAGGGGGATACCCTGTCTGGCGGGGGTATTACGATCCATTTCCCATCCCGCGCTGTTTCGGCAGGAGGGGCCAGCTGCAGCCTGACGTATACGGAATTTGAAATCTTGGCTTATCTGATGAAAAACAAGGGGATCATCATCACTAGAGAGCAATTGCTATCGAAAATATGGGGATACGATTTCGTGGGCGATGATCGAACAGTCAATAGTCATATTCGCAATCTGCGTTCCAAACTGGGAACACATGCGAAGCAGATCGTCACCGTCGTACGTTCCGGTTATAAATTTGAGGATCAGCCATGA
- a CDS encoding DHHW family protein: MALLLLLFISTMAILHLVMPDRAFSEPENRVLEVLPTFSLQSLLSGKFTSNYEKYVSDQIPFRDVWIGMKTDADRAMGRRESNGVYLGKDGYLIQSFTPPTDGDMEEKIAAIHSFDSATPSVRKHMMLVPTAASLYKDKLPAFAPVADQLMYLDQVRQALRPTIRFVDVYPALNVEREQSIFYKTDHHWTTKGAFYAYRELCKSMGIAPKDAEDFNIRLATNEFYGSLYSKSGFKHIEPDRIELYLPKDKKKYRVEYVDERQTSNSLYEMEHLDKKDKYAVFLNGNHGLVKITTNHPEGKKLLVVKDSYANSLIPFLAEHFSEVYVVDLRYCEENLISFVQEHRIPDVLLLYNANTFFEDSYIKNISEVSK; this comes from the coding sequence ATGGCTTTATTGCTGCTGCTGTTTATAAGTACAATGGCCATTCTGCATTTGGTGATGCCTGATAGGGCATTTTCGGAACCGGAGAATCGGGTGCTAGAGGTGCTGCCGACATTTTCGCTGCAATCGCTGCTCTCAGGGAAGTTTACGTCCAACTATGAGAAATACGTGTCCGATCAAATTCCCTTCAGAGACGTTTGGATCGGTATGAAAACCGATGCAGATCGGGCGATGGGGAGAAGGGAGAGCAACGGCGTCTACCTAGGTAAGGACGGATACCTGATTCAATCGTTTACTCCGCCGACAGACGGGGATATGGAGGAGAAGATTGCAGCCATCCATTCGTTTGACAGCGCCACCCCGAGTGTTCGCAAGCATATGATGCTTGTGCCGACGGCCGCGTCGCTGTATAAAGATAAACTTCCGGCATTTGCCCCGGTCGCCGATCAACTTATGTACCTGGATCAAGTTCGGCAAGCACTTCGTCCGACGATTCGCTTTGTCGATGTGTATCCCGCACTGAATGTCGAACGGGAGCAGTCTATTTTTTATAAAACCGATCATCATTGGACGACCAAAGGGGCCTTCTATGCCTATCGGGAGTTATGCAAGAGTATGGGGATCGCTCCGAAAGACGCAGAGGATTTCAACATTCGTCTTGCCACAAATGAATTCTATGGTTCTCTCTATTCGAAGAGTGGATTCAAACATATTGAACCTGACAGGATTGAACTGTACCTACCGAAGGATAAAAAGAAATATAGAGTGGAGTACGTTGACGAACGGCAAACCTCGAATTCATTGTACGAGATGGAACACCTGGACAAGAAGGATAAGTATGCTGTGTTTCTTAACGGCAATCATGGACTTGTCAAAATCACAACGAACCATCCGGAGGGAAAAAAACTGCTAGTAGTGAAAGATTCGTATGCCAATAGCTTGATTCCCTTTCTAGCAGAGCACTTTAGTGAAGTGTATGTCGTCGACCTTCGGTATTGCGAGGAAAATCTAATAAGTTTCGTGCAAGAACACCGAATCCCTGACGTGCTGCTGCTTTACAATGCCAATACCTTCTTTGAAGATTCCTATATCAAGAACATATCGGAGGTGTCCAAATGA
- a CDS encoding GDSL-type esterase/lipase family protein translates to MDTRRIRQHRHKLIFQTSVFLGDSITEGLSYHDVLDEANVLAGAGKTAEFALEDIDELIKRSPKHIFIHLGSDDILWPTDDPKEYSLKHYATLIGTIKEKLPEASITLLAVTPVTAEVEKKEPRYGNIEAYNQGLQELATQEQVGFVDLSPILANNPDLYDTDGIHFKEAFYPLMLDELKDQVN, encoded by the coding sequence ATGGACACGAGAAGGATACGGCAGCATCGTCACAAGCTTATATTTCAAACAAGCGTATTTCTCGGGGATTCGATTACGGAAGGGCTGTCGTATCACGATGTGCTGGATGAAGCCAATGTGCTTGCTGGCGCGGGAAAAACGGCCGAATTCGCGCTGGAAGATATTGATGAGTTGATCAAGCGCAGCCCGAAGCATATTTTTATCCATTTGGGGTCGGATGATATCTTGTGGCCGACGGACGATCCCAAGGAATATTCATTGAAACACTATGCTACATTGATCGGCACGATCAAGGAGAAGCTTCCGGAGGCAAGTATAACGCTGCTGGCGGTTACTCCGGTGACAGCAGAAGTGGAGAAAAAAGAACCGCGCTATGGCAATATTGAAGCTTACAATCAGGGGCTGCAAGAATTAGCGACCCAGGAACAGGTCGGATTTGTCGATCTATCCCCGATCCTTGCAAACAACCCCGATCTGTATGACACGGACGGCATCCATTTTAAAGAGGCGTTTTATCCGCTCATGCTGGATGAATTAAAGGATCAGGTGAACTGA
- a CDS encoding MFS transporter, which yields MTDQYHVSLEIVGLLYLPMAVSTIIGSMIYKYLQRRIQLRILYTYGNLVAACGILLFAVTNAVSLIGMSFALVLYGMMIGVITPLYSTMLTNEFEYNRGSAIGMFNFVRYIGMAMGPVISGLFLAHLKAIVVFGVLGGVFVLVSLLVLPGIYARTGAVREKN from the coding sequence TTGACGGATCAGTATCATGTAAGCCTGGAAATTGTAGGTCTGCTTTATTTGCCCATGGCTGTAAGCACGATCATCGGCAGCATGATCTACAAATATTTGCAGCGGAGAATCCAACTCAGAATCCTATACACCTATGGAAATCTTGTAGCAGCTTGCGGCATTCTGTTGTTTGCCGTGACCAATGCGGTTTCTTTGATCGGCATGTCGTTCGCCTTAGTGCTCTATGGGATGATGATCGGCGTCATCACCCCCTTGTACTCCACTATGCTGACCAATGAGTTTGAGTACAATAGAGGCAGTGCAATCGGAATGTTTAACTTTGTCCGCTATATCGGGATGGCGATGGGCCCCGTCATATCCGGACTGTTCTTAGCTCATCTAAAAGCGATCGTCGTCTTTGGCGTACTCGGGGGAGTATTCGTGTTGGTAAGCTTGCTCGTGCTGCCAGGGATTTACGCTAGGACAGGTGCTGTACGCGAAAAGAACTAG
- a CDS encoding ROK family protein, whose product MAVYLAFDIGGTDVKYGSIDEQGNILQHGRFSSNQADGETVLQGIAEQFARCPTPIQGVAISAPGFIDPVSGYMETGGAVHAFHHFPMKAYLEQKLEVPVSVENDVNCVALAEKWRGNAQDDTDFLCLTIGTGVGGALFLDNKLYRGHKFRAGEFGYMITQGLHNNTPDECTISRIGAILPLREKYAKSTGRSLEDVTGEDVFRAYDRKEPMAVYYVESLFQSLAICLYNLSFILNPQKILLGGAVASRATLLDELWRHLRYLGLSEKDLVLDVCRLQNQAGMIGAVYHHLHTCNQM is encoded by the coding sequence ATGGCCGTATATTTAGCCTTTGATATCGGGGGAACCGATGTCAAATATGGAAGTATTGATGAACAGGGGAATATCCTGCAACACGGCCGATTTTCGTCCAACCAGGCAGACGGTGAAACGGTCTTGCAAGGCATTGCGGAGCAGTTTGCACGCTGCCCCACACCCATACAGGGGGTAGCGATCAGCGCTCCCGGCTTTATCGACCCTGTGAGTGGTTACATGGAAACAGGGGGAGCGGTCCACGCTTTTCATCATTTCCCTATGAAAGCGTATCTGGAACAGAAGCTGGAAGTCCCGGTCTCCGTGGAAAATGACGTCAATTGCGTGGCTTTAGCGGAGAAGTGGAGGGGAAATGCCCAGGACGATACGGATTTTCTCTGCCTCACCATCGGAACCGGAGTCGGCGGCGCCCTGTTTTTAGACAACAAACTGTACAGAGGCCATAAGTTTCGCGCGGGCGAGTTTGGCTACATGATCACACAAGGCTTGCACAACAACACGCCGGATGAGTGCACGATCAGCCGGATCGGCGCTATCCTGCCCTTGCGTGAAAAGTATGCGAAATCAACGGGCCGCTCTTTGGAGGACGTGACAGGCGAGGACGTGTTTCGCGCGTACGATCGGAAAGAACCGATGGCCGTTTATTATGTGGAGAGTTTGTTCCAGAGTTTGGCCATTTGTCTGTACAATCTCTCCTTTATCCTCAATCCGCAAAAAATATTGCTAGGCGGGGCCGTTGCTTCGCGAGCGACGTTGTTGGATGAACTTTGGCGTCATTTGCGCTACCTAGGTCTTTCCGAAAAGGATCTTGTCCTGGACGTGTGCCGTTTGCAAAACCAGGCAGGTATGATCGGGGCGGTCTATCATCATTTGCATACATGTAACCAAATGTAA
- a CDS encoding DUF4358 domain-containing protein produces MKQCRGGKGAFLSTFAAVAMAIGFLAGCSSQEDRATENLSAAQIGERIQQAVSLDDMKQGGSDKLQKLYHIDVGEVEDFILYTASSNVKADELAVIKVKNAKQSESVKEKIKILEKIVQRIDAQTAKFKDYRPDEYYLIKKHVLKSNGPFIFFAVSKEADQLDLAFDEAFK; encoded by the coding sequence ATGAAACAATGCAGAGGTGGAAAAGGGGCGTTTTTATCCACTTTCGCCGCGGTTGCCATGGCGATCGGCTTCTTAGCCGGATGTTCTAGCCAGGAAGACAGGGCCACAGAAAATCTTTCGGCCGCCCAAATAGGGGAACGAATCCAACAAGCGGTAAGCCTGGATGATATGAAACAAGGAGGTAGCGACAAGCTGCAAAAGTTATATCATATCGATGTCGGGGAAGTTGAAGATTTTATTCTTTATACGGCTTCGTCAAATGTAAAAGCAGACGAATTGGCTGTGATCAAAGTAAAAAATGCGAAACAGTCGGAAAGCGTCAAAGAGAAAATAAAAATATTAGAGAAAATAGTGCAGAGAATCGATGCGCAAACGGCAAAGTTTAAAGACTATCGCCCGGACGAATATTATCTGATCAAAAAACATGTTTTAAAATCGAATGGCCCATTTATATTTTTTGCGGTCTCAAAAGAAGCTGATCAATTGGATTTGGCGTTTGACGAGGCTTTTAAGTGA